DNA from Kineosporiaceae bacterium:
ATGCCGTGCGAGTGAGGGTGCGGGTGCGGGGTTTGGGCGCCGGGCGCGCGGGGATCCGGGGCCGGCCGGACGGTGGCGTCGGCGGGCTGATCAGCACGGGCTGCCGCTTGTCGTGGCGGCCGCCGTGTTTGCCGTGCCCCCCGCCTGCCGCCGGGGCCGGCTGGGCGGTGGTGAGCAGCGCCGTCAGGGCCACGCCGACGATCAGCGCCCCCCGGACTCGGGAGTGACGTGCCATGGACTTCCTCTCGTGATGGGTCATGCGGGCAGCAGTTCGAGCTGTCCCGAGGGCGGCCCGGCGAGGTCGGCGACCTCGTCGGGTAGCTCGATCCGGACCGGGCGGGCCGGGTCGAACTCGGTCGGGCGCTCGCCGCGACCGAAGAAGTGGGCGAGGGCCTCGACACTGCGCCGCGCCGCCTGGCCATCCCCGTAGGGGTTGGTCGCGTGCGCCATCGAGGCGTAGGCGGCAGGGTCGTCGTGAAGGGTGCAGACGGCGTCCACTACGGCGTCCTCGTCGGTGCCGATCAGGCGCACCGTGCCCGCGTGCACCGCCTCGGGGCGCTCGGTGGTCTCGCGCAGCACCAGGACCGGCTTGCCGAGCCCCGGGGCCTCCTCCTGGACGCCGCCGCTGTCGGTGAGCACGATCGAGGCGCGTTGCAGCAACCGGCAGAAGCCGCCGTAGGGCAGTGGCTCGGTGATCACGACATTCGCCAGCCCATCGAGGTGCGGCAGGATCGCCTCGCGCACCAAGGGGTTTCGGTGAGCGGGGAAGACCACCAGCAGGTCGGGGTAGCGCCGGGCCAGGCGGGCCAGGGCGCGCCCGATGCGCTGCATCGGTTCGCCCCAGGACTCGCGACGGTGGGCGGTCACCAGCAGCACCCGGGCGTCGCCGGCCAGCCGCCGTTCGAGTTCGTCGTCGCCGTAGGCCGGCACGCTCGCCAGGGTCTGGTGCAGGGCGTCGATCACGGTGTTGCCGGTGACCACGACCGCATCGGGTGAGACGTCCTCGGCCACCAGGTTGGCGCGGGCGGCCGCCGTGGGTGCCAGGTGCAGATCGGAGAGCATCGTGGTCTGGCGGCGGTTGAGCTCCTCGGGGAACGGCGAGGTGAGGTCATGGGTGCGCAGCCCGGCCTCGAGGTGAACCACGGGTACCTGGGCGTAGAAGGCGGCCAGCGCCACGGCGTAGGTGGTGGTGGTGTCCCCCTGGACGGCCACGGCGTCCGGCGCCACCTGCTCGATCACCGGAGTGATGCCCGCCAGCGTCCTGGCCGTGATCTCGGTGAGGGTCTGTCCGGGGGAGTGGATGTCGAGGTCGATGTCGGGGGTGATCCCGAAGACCTCGTTGACCTGGTCGAGCATCGCCCGGTGCTGACCGGTGACGGCGACGATGGGCTCGAAGTCGGCACTGTGCTGCAGCGCATGCACCAGCGGCGCCATCTTCACCGCCTCGGGGCGGGTGCCGTAGACCACCAGGATGCGTCGCGGTGATCCGGGGCGGCGCTCTGCGGCGCGGTCGATGAGAGGGATGGTCACGGTGCGGTTACCTCCACGGCGCGGATGGAGCGGAAGCGAACCTCGGCGTCCTCGGTGTAGAAGCCGTTCGCCCCGCTGAGATAGGGCTTGTCGTCGTCGCTGAATGCGGTGAGCAGCAGACCGTCGGCCGAGACCTTGATCGTGTTGCCCACCTGGGTGACACCGACCACGTGGGTGGTGCCGATGGGGAAGGCCGGGTTGGTTCCCGAGGCCAGGAATCGTTGCCCACCAGGGTGTTCCGGGTCCTGCTTGGACAGTTCCCAGCCGTTCGGTTTCAGGGCCAGGGCGTAGAACCGGTGTGGGTCCTGGTAGTGCCACAACACCCATCCGACTTCCCAGAGGTTGGGTGAGCCGGTGCGCAGTTGGCGCTCGGTGGTGACCGAGGTGGTCAGGCTGAGGTCGCCATAGCTGCGTCGGCTGACCACCAGGGCTGCGTGGGTGTGTTCGGTGCTGTCGGCCGGGCGAGGCGACAGGTGCAGGCTCTTCGCCTCGCCTCGCACCGTGCCGAATCCGGTGAACACCACGCGCCACGGGCCGTGCTCGGAACCGTCGGACCACGACCTGGTCATCGCCACCACCACGAACATCAGGACGCCGAGGACGAGCAGGGCGGCCACGCGGGCCCTCGCCGTGCGTCGGCGGTCGACCCGCACCGGCGCCGGTCGCGGCGGGGTGCGAGGCGGCGGCACTCGGGTGGCCGGGCCGGATCCGGTCACGCGCGGGTCCGGTCGGCAACGTCGGCCGTCTCGGCGGTCTCGGCGGTCTCGACGGTCGATGAGTGGTCCAGCAGGCCCCGCAGGTCGATCGTCCCGGACGAGGTGGACCTCGCGTCGGGGGCCACCTCGAGGCGTTCCTCGAGCGGTACCGGGGCGGTCGGCTGCAAGGTGAGGATCCGGGGTGTCGTGGCACTGATCGGCCGACTGGGACGCGCGGTCCGTTCCTCGATCCGACCGGTCTTGGCCCAGCCGGTGCGCCCGCGCACCATGCGCCAGGCCGCTCGCCACCCGGCGAGGTACCACATCAGTCCGTAGACCACGTAGCCGTGAGCCAGCAGCGCCGTGCGGGTCCAGCTCGGCCGTGGCATCTGGGCCGCGCGGTAGACGGCGGCGAAGGCCAGCGTCGGTCCCACGGTGAGCAGGTAGCTGCCGAGCATCCACCAGGCGGGTTCGCCCTGCCCCTGGGCGGCCCGGATCACGTGGGCGATCACCGAGGCCAGGAACGAGGCCGACAACAACGAGGCGATCAACAGCAACAGCGGAGCCGACAGGTGGTAGGCCAGGTCGGCCCGGGCGCGCTTGGGGGGCGCCGCGCAGCACCAGCGGCAACAACCGCCAGGCCTGCAGGTGGCCCTGGAACCACCGGGTCCGCTGGCGCAGCAGGGCGCTCAGCGTGACGACGCCCTGTTGGTGCACGTCGACCGTGGGGCAGAAGTCGGTACGCCAGCCGGCCGCGATCAGCCGGATGCCCAGGTCGAGGTCCTCCGTCAGGCTGCGCGACCACGGCCGATCGCCGAGCGAGGCCAGGGCGGACAGGCGCATGAACTGTCCATTGCCCCCCAGGCCCACCGAGCCGAGGTGGCGCCGGGCGCGCTGGAAGACGCGGGTGTAGACCACGAACTCCACGTCCTGCATCCGGGCCAATCGGCTGGAGAACCGGTTGACGATCCGCACCCCGATCTGCACCCCGGCCATGCGCGGATCGGCGAAGTACGGCTCGACCTCGTCCAGCGCCCGCGCGTCCAGGCGGCCGTCGGCGTCCAGCACCACGACGATCACATCGTGCGGATCGCGACCGGCCGCCTCGGCGCGGCGCAGCACCTCGCGACAGGCGGCGTTGAGCGCCTCGCCCTTGCCCTGGCGGGCCTCGGGTGGGTGTCGCCGGAGCAGGCGCACCCGGGGGTCGTCCAGGGATTCGACCTCGGCCGCGGTGGCGTCACTCGAGGCGTCGTCGATCACCACGATCTCGAGCCGGTCGTGCGGCAGGTTCAGCAGCCGGCTCACCGAGGCGCGGATCACCCGCTCCTCGTCCAGGCACGGCACGAGGACGACGAACCACGGACGCCGTGCGGGTACCCGCTGGCTGGGCTCGCCGGGCGCTGTGGGGCGCCGAGGCCGGTGACTGGCGATCAGCATGATCAGCGCATGGCCGAGGGCGGTGGCCACGAGGGAGCCGGCGAGCAGGCGCATCGGCCACTCCACCGGTCGGTAGCCCTCGGCGTCGCCATGGTCGGTGCTCGGCGGGGGGGCCGGTGCCTGGGCCGTGGGAGCGGTGGGTGTGGGCAGGTCCACCGTGCGTACGGCGCCGTCCTGGGTCAGCGAGAGGGCCAGCGGGCTGGTGCGCGACAGCAGGGGGGGAGCGGTGAACTGCACGTGGAACTGGTGGGTGAGGTCGACCAGCATCCGCGCGGGTGCGGCCGAGAACACCCGGTCGGGGCTGCCCGAGCCCACGGTGAAGGCGCCGGTCGCGGGGGCCAGGTCGGAGATCGCTGCGGCACCGGCGAGTTCGAGAACGAACAGCTGGGTGCCGCTGGCGGCCAGCCGAGAACGCACCCGGGCCAGGGCGGCCGGGTCCGGTGGGCGCAGATCGGCGGTGGCCAGGACGACGGTGCGTCGCACCGTGCTGCCCGAGGAGAAGGCCGCCAGGGCCGTCTCGGTGCGATGGGTGACCGACGCCTGCGCCGACGAGGTCGTCAGGGTGGCCAGGTCGGCCACCACCGGCGCCGAGTCGCTGGTCAACCTGGGGGCATGGTCCGGGTCCAGCAGGACGCCGCTGCGGGCACCGGCCGGCAATGCGTGGGCGAACTCGGCCAGGGCGCGGCGCTGAGCGCTGAGCGCCGTCCCGCTGAGGGACGGTTCGGGGACGATCACCACTTCGAGGTCCTGGCCGCTGAGCGGGGTGACCCTGGTGGGCGTCGCATTCGCCCCGGTGCCCTGCAGTCGCAGCCCGCGGCGGAGGGCGGTGGCGGTCGAGCCCGGCGCGGTCAGCACGGCCGAGATGGTCGGCCATCGGGACTGGTCCACCCGGCTGACGCGCAGTGAGTTGTCCGGCCCCGTGGGGGCCGCCTCGGCTGCGGTTGCCGACAGCGGCAGCAGCAGTCCGAGCACCGCGGCCGCGAGGGCCGGCAGTCGCCGCCTCACCGATCGGACGGCAAAGACATGCGGATATCGCCTGTGCCGGAAGGGGTTTGGACCGGTCGATCGCGGTGACGCAGCGGCAGCAGGCGGCATCGTGACCACAGTCCGGCCATCGTGATCACATAGAGCCCGAACAACAGCCCGGCTCCGTCCAGCAGCAGCCGCCCGGCCAGTGCGATGGCCGAACCATCGACGACGTCGAACATGTTCATCCCCCGGATCGCTCCCCGGTGTTGTCCCGCCCGCGCACGCCGGCGGTGCAGGCTCCGCCGATGCGCGACGGCCTGCTCGTGTGGTCTGGTCCTCCCCGAGAGGTGATGCCCAGGTGCGCCGATACGCTCGGCCGGCTTGGCCGGCTCGCTTGGACGGTGCCCCCGCACACGTCGCCGGTCACTTCTAGTGAGTGATCCAACTCGGTGTGCGATCAGACTAAACAGACGCCGATGCTCGTGTCAGGCGAATCTCACAATGAGTGTTCGAATGATCACTAAATGCTGTTCGCCATCCGTCGTGATGGCCTGGTCACCGCGGGTCGGAGGTCGCTTCGTAGAGGCGGCGGACGACGTCCTCGATCTCTGGTTCGACGATGCTGAGGTCGCGCACCGACGCGTGCGCGCTGAGCCGGGACAGCACCTCGGCCGCGGTCACCGTGCCGGGAGCGAACGCGAAGCGATGACGCAGGCCGCCGCCCTCGGCAGCCAGCACCTGGACGCCGACCAGCCCGGACACGGCCTGGGCCAGCGAGGCATGGGGCTCGGCGAGGTCGACGACGAGCACCCGCCGGGCGCCGACCCTCATCGTCAGTCCGGCCTGGTCGCCGTCGTAGACCAGCCGGCCGCGGTCGACGACGAGCAGGCGTTCGCAGAGCCGCTCCACGTCGTCCATGTCGTGGGTGGTGAGCAGCATGGTGCGGCCGTGGCCCGAGGCGCCGATGGCGGCGTTCTCCTCGCGGAGGAAGACCCGCAGGCGCTCCTTGCTGAGCACGTCGAGTCCGACCGTGGGTTCGTCCAGGATCAGCAGTTCGGGTTCGTGCAGCAGCGCCGCGGCCAGCTCGCCGCGCATCCGTTCGCCGAGCGAGAGCTGGCGGACGGGTCGCTGCAGGAAGGCGCCCAGGTCGAGGCGGTCGACCAGCTCGTCGCGTCGCGTCGTCCAGCGCCGGGTCGGTAGGCGGTGAACCGCGGCCAGGATCGTCAGCGACTCGGCCAGGGGCAGGTCCCACCACAGCTGCGAGCGCTGACCGAAGACCACGCCGAGGTGGGCGGCCAGCTCACGTCGCTGCCGGACCGGATCGAGGCCGCACGTGCGCACCTGACCGGAGGTCGGGGTGAGGATGCCGCTCAGCATCTTGATCGTGGTCGACTTGCCGGCGCCGTTGGCCCCGATGTAGCCCACCGATTCGCCGGGGGCGACGGTGAAGCTGATCTCGTCGACCGCGCGTACCTGGCGGACGCCGCCGCGCAGCCGCCCGCCGACCCGGAACTCGCGTACCAACCGGTCCGCCTGGATGATGCTCACCCGCCACCCCCTTGATAGTGCTGTAACCCGTTGCGCCACAGGGCCAGAGCCGCTGTCACGGTGAGCCCGCCCACCGGCAGGGTGTACCAGCCGAGCCAGCCGGGGAGGCCGACCGGGCCGGTGCGGCCGAGCAGAGCGAGGGTGGGCAGGTATCCCACGAACGCGGCCGGGACCACCGCGGTGAAGAAGGCCCGGGCCGGTGCCGGCAGCACCGCGGTGGAATACGACGCCACGTACCCGCCGCCGTAGGTGAAGGCGTTGGCGACCTCGCCACCGTCCACCAGCCGGAACTGCAGGGCGCCGGCGGCGATGAACAACCCGGTGAAGATCAGGCCGCCGCCGACCACGGTCGCCGGGACCAGGGCGACCCGCGCCGGGGTCCAGTCCACCGGCGCCCGGGGCAAGGTCACGATCAGGACGACGACATAGAGCGTCAGCCGGGCCAGGCGCCTCAGCTGCACGTCGCCGAGGATCAACTGCGCGAGCACCGGGAGCGGTCGCAGCATCATCGTGTCGAGCGTGCCTGCGCGGACGATGCTCGGGATGGTGTCGAGTTGACCGGCCACCAGGTCGGCCAGGGCGAAGCCGGATCTGGCCAGCGCGAAGACGAGGAAGGACTCGACGACCCCCAGGCCACCCAGCAACGCGGTGTTGTGGAAGATCAGGTAGACCTCGACGAACTCCAACACGGCGAACGAGAGGCTGTTGAAGACCTCGAAGGCGAACGAGGTGCGGTAGGTGAGTTGCGATCGCACGCGTGAGCCGAGCAGCGCTCGGTAGGGGTGAAGGCGGCCGGGGCGCGCGGCGTCCGGTGTCGTCGACGGGTCAGCCACCCTGCACCACCAGCTTGCGGGTGGCCCGGTGCAGCACCGCGCGGCCGACGCCGAGCGTGGCCACCGCCCAGAAGGCCTGGACGGCGAGTGTGCCGAGGGCGGCCGTGCCGCTGACCCGTCCGGTGATGACGTCGATCGGGGCCTGCAGCAGGGACGGGAACGGGGTCGCGGTGGCCAGGGTGTCGAGCCAGCCGGGGAACCAGGACACCGGCACCACCAGCCCGCAGAGCAGGCTCGAGATCGCCACGTAGCTGCCGATCACACCGCGGATCTCGACCAGCCAGAACGCGGTGAGGTTGACCGCGAACCGGCAGGCGAACGAGATCACCACGGCCAGCAGGACGGACAGCGCGCCCAGCAGGTAGGGCAGGGGGTGGGCGGGGAGCGCCAGGCCGAAGAGCAGCGCCCCGATCAGCACCGGGGGCAGGCTGCGGGGCAGCAGGCTGTAGCCGGCCCGGCCGAGGTCGGTGGCCAACCAGCTCAGTTGCAGGTCGACCGGCCGCGCCAGGTCGATCGCGATGTCACCGGTGCGGACCCGCAGCGCGAGCTCGTTCCACTGGAACACGTTGACGGGGGTGATCAGGGCCTGACCCAGCCAGGCGTAGGTGATCACCTGGTGGGCGGTGTAGCCCCCGGCCGAGATGGCGCCCGCCCCGGCGACGGCCGAGGCCAGGATCGCGGCCCGGGCCAGGCCGAAGACCGAGTTGGTGAAGGCGCCGGCCACGGTCGCGAGGCGATAGGTGGCGTAGCGGTGGAAGCCGGCACGCAGGAACGCCAGATAGGCCGTCACGACATCGACCTCAGGGTCGGGTCAGGGCGAGCACCCGGTCGAGGCCGTGGTCGGGGCCGGAGGTGCGCGGCAGGATGAGCACCCGACAGCCGACCTCCCCGGCGCCCGCGTCGTCCCGCCAGTTGTCGCCCACCATCAACGCCTGGTGAGCGGGCACGTCGATCAGCTTCAACGCATGCTCGAAGATGGCGCGCTCCGGCTTGACCGCGCCCACCTCGTACGACAGCACCACGGCGTCGAACAACTCGGTCAGGCCGCACCGGTCGAGGACGTCGTGGATGTCCATCCCGATGTTGGAGACCAGGGCGGTGCGGACGCCGGCTGCGCGCAGTTCGGTCAAGGTCGGGATGGCATCGGTGTAGAGCGTCCAGAGATCGGTGACCGATGCGTACAACGCGGCGATCAGGTCGTCGTCCAGGTCGGCGAAGTGTCGATGGACCAGCTCGGAGAACACCCGGCGGTGGACGATCGGGTCGAGGTCCCGCCGGTTGTGCGGGTCGATGTCGCGTGCGCCGTCCCAGACATGGTGCAGCAGGTCGCTCAAGCGGGTCGCCCGTGGTTCACCGAGGGCTTCGGCCGCCGAGCCGTCGCGGTCGAGAGCAGCCCAGGCCAGATCGAGCCAGGCCGAGCCGTCCCCCTGGTCGACCAGGGTGCAGTGGAAGTCGAACAGCACCGCCCGGATCGAGGGGTCGGCGGGTCGCAGCATGGTGGTCTCCCTCGGCTGCCGGGCAGGCACCGGCCGGCTCGGCGGATCGGGGCGCGAGGTGCGCTCGGGCGCTTCGCAGTCACTTACTCTCTCAGACCCCGGACGGCCCCTCCGAGCGAGGCTCGGGTCAGGGGTTACAGCAGAAAGTAGCCGTTCAAACACTCTCAGTTCTATTGATCTAGGGCTTCTGACTTAACCCTCGCATGGGCATGCCTTAATTCAGCAAAGTGTCAGCACCTGGTTCGCCGACCTGCCTATAGTTCAGGCGTCGCTCGGGTGACACGACCGCCATCGGCGGGGGGATGCAAGGGATTACCGCCACTGGCGGGGGGAATCATGAAGACAGGGACGTCGAGCGTGTCCATTCTGACTCAGCCACCGGCCTCACCGGCCCATCAACTCGAAGCGGAGAGCTCTGCGCCACGCAACGTCGTCACTCGACTGACGTTGGACAGCGACGATGCTGTCGGGCCCCGGGAACTACTCAACCGGTACCGGCAGATCCTCATCGTTGCCGATGTCGGGGCTGCCCTGGTGGCCGGGGTGACCGGGCTCTTCATCCGCTTCGGCAGCGAGGCGTCCTCGCCCTACATTCTGTTCAGCCTGCTCGCCCCGGTGTTGTGGGTGGCCTCGGTGGCCATTCAGCGGGGCTATGAGAATCGCTATCTGGGCACCGGGCCGGAGGAGTACCGCCGGCTGGCCGATGCGACCCTCTTCCTGTTCGCGGTGACGGCGGCGTCCTCATTTGTGATCAAGGGCGATCTCTCCCGCGGTTACGTCATGATCGCGTTGCCGATGGCGCTGTTCCTGAGTTTCGTGTTGCGCCGGCGGATGCGCGCCTGGTTGTTCAAGCGTCGGTTGGCCGGGCAGGGCCTGAACCGGGTGCTGGTCGTCGGCCGGGCCGATGCCGCGGCGCATCTGGTCGAGCAGCTCGATCGTGAGCCCTGGCACGGGCTGGTCTCGGTGGGGGTGTGCATCCCGGCCTCGCCCGAGGGGGCACCTGTGGCCCAGAACGCCGAACCCGGTCAAGAGGCGACGGCCGGCATCGTGGACGAGATCATGGCGGCCGTGTCGCAGTTGCGCGCCGGGGTGGTGGCGGTGGCCTCTCACCCGGACCTGTCGGGGCATGCCCTGCGTCGTCTGGCCTGGCAGCTCGAGGAACGTGGCGTCGAACTGATCGTCTCGCCCGGGATCGTCGAGGTGGCCGGCCCGCGGCTGTCCATCCGGCCGGTGGCCGGGCTGTCGCTGCTGCACCTCGATCGACCGGTGACCCAGGGCGGGCGGATGCTGGTCAAGGGCGTGCTCGACCGGACGCTGGGTGCCGGGCTGTTGCTCGCGACCTCGCCGGTGCTGCTGGTGGCCGCCCTGGCGGTCAAGCTGACCTCGCCCGGGCCGGTGATCTTCCGCCAGACCCGGGTCGGGGTGGGTGGCAAGCCGTTCCAGATGCTGAAGTTCCGCTCCATGGTGGCCGACGCCGAGCAGCGCCGCGCCGAGCTGGAGGAGCTCAACGAGAACGATGGCCTACTCTTCAAGATCCGGAATGACCCCCGGGTGACCCGGGTGGGTGCGGTGCTGCGCCGCTACTCCCTCGACGAGCTGCCGCAGTTGTGGAACGTCGTGCGTGGCGACATGTCCCTGGTTGGGCCTCGGCCGCCCCTGCCGCAGGAGGTGGCCGCGTACGACAGCGACGCCACCCGGCGGCTGCGGGTGCGCCCGGGGCTGACGGGACTGTGGCAGGTGAGTGGTCGCAGCGACCTCACGTGGGAAGAGTCGTTGCGACTCGACCTGCGCTATGTGGACAACTGGAACTTCTGGCTCGACGTCGCCATCTTGTGGCGTACCTGGCGTGCCGTGGTCGGGCGAAGCGGCGCCTACTGAGTGTGTGTGCGGGTGGGCCATCTGTGGGACTGCCCCACTAGGCCTCCCCCAGGTGAAGCAACATGAGTGAACCAATAGGCGCTGACGTGAGGGGCTGTTATGAATGTCGAGATCCGAGCTGATCTGATCGAGTTCGTGGTCACGAACTACCTCTTCGGTGATGTTTCGCGTACCCCCAAGGACGAGGAGGCCTTGGTCGAGAGCGGCATCATCGACTCGACGGGCATTCTCGAGCTCATCGAGTTCCTCGAGTCCCACTTCGACATTGAGGTGACGGAGGCAGAGACGGTGCCTGCGAACCTGGGCAGCATCGCGGCCCTCACCGGATTCGTTGCGGGCAAGCGCGTTGCGCTGCCGAGTCTCTAGGCGCTCTCGAGGGCGTGACAGTGACTTCTTCGGGGGAGAACACAGCCGACCACCTCTTGGCTCAGGCTGCGCCAGGCGACATCGCGCTGGTCGAGGGGCAGTTTCGGCACACTTACGCTGACCTAGGCCGGGCCGCAGGGCGGATCGCCGCGGAGCTGCAGCTGCTCCAACTGGCGCCAGGTTCTCGGGTGGCCATCCTCGGCCCCAACTCTCTGCTCTGGGTCGCTGGGTATCTGGCGATCATGAAGCTGGGTCACGTTGCGGTGCCGTTGTCGGACAAGCTGACCCCCGACAGTGTGCGGCGTAACGCCGACCTCGTCGGATGCGTTGCCGTGGTGGTCGATCGGCGTGTGCTGCGGCGATTCCCGGACGTCTTCGCAGAACCGGTCGCGGTGGTGACCGACGCAGTGTTGCTCGACGAGGGCACGGTGTACTGGCCGGATCCCGAGCCGGTCGATCCCGACACTGACGCCGTCCTGATGTTCACCTCGGGCTCGACAGCCCAGCCCAAGGCGGTCCGCGTGACCCACCGGAACATCCAGGCCAATACCGCCTCGATCGTGGAGTACCTGGGCTTGCGTGGCGATGACCGGGTCCTGGTGATCCTTCCCTTCTACTACTGCTACGGCGCATCGCTCCTGCACACCCACCTGCGCGCAGGTGGTCGCATCGTCCTGTGCAACTCCTTCGTGTTCCCGGAAACCGCACTCGATCAGTTGGAGCGCGAGGAATGCACCGTCCTCGCCGGCGTGCCTTCCTCCTTCCAGCTGCTGCTGAGGGCAGCGACGTTCGCCAGCCGAGAACTGGCGTCACTGCGCATCATCCAGCAGGCGGGAGGGAAGTTGCCGCAGGTTCTGGTCGAGGAGCTCACCGCAGCCCAGCCGAACGCCCGGTTGTTCGTCATGTACGGCCAGACCGAGGCGACTGCGAGGCTGTCCTATCTCCCTCCAGAAAGGCTGTGGGAGAAGCAGGGTTCGATTGGCCGGGGGATCCCCGGAGTGACACTGTCGGTGCTCGGCGAGGACTGGCAGCCGGTGGCCCCGGGGCAGCCTGGAGAGATCTACGCGCGCGGTGCGAGCGTCACCGCGGGGTACTACGGCGATCCGGTCGGCACGGCCGAGAAGTACACCGAGCATGGCCTGCGCACCGGTGACATCGCCGTCCTCGACGATGAGGGGTTCATCTACCTCGTCGATCGGCGGGACGACTTCATCAAGTCCTGGGGTTATCGGGTGTCCAGCCAGGAGATCGAGGCGTGTGTGCTGCGCATGGACCGCCTGGTCTCGGCAGCTGCTGTCGGTGTATCGGATCATGAGGCGGGCGAGGCGATCTGCCTGTTCGTGGTCGGCCGCCCCGGTGAGCAGGTGTCCGAGGCTGATGTGCTCGCTTTCTGCCGTTCGCAGCTGTCGGCGCACATGGTGCCGCGATCCGTGATCGTGGTGAGCGCGTTGCCTCTCACGGCCAACGGCAAGGTGGCCAAGCCACGGCTGCGGGAGCTCGCCTCGGCTTCGACCCCCGAAGGAGCACACGCATGACACAACTGACTCGAGCGCGCGTCTCTCTGTCGATCTCAGTGGTCGTGGTGATGGTGGCCGCGGCCCTGTGGTGGACCGTGAGTCGCGACCAAGGGGAGACATCGATGCCCAACAACGCTGCGCCGGCGGATGTCTCGGCCGGCGACCTGGCCACGGCCTCGACGGCGCGTGTGTTCTTCGGCCATCAGTCGGTGGGGATGAACGTGCTCGAGGGTCTGCCCGCCCTCTACGCAGACCATGGGATGCCGGCGCCCCGAATCGAGCAGGGCCGTCGTCCCCTCACGACTCCAGGTGGATTCGTCGAGCACGACTATCTCGGGGTGAACGAACAACCGCTCGGCAAGATCCAGGACTTCGATCAAGCGTTGCGGAGCGGTCTCGCCGAGCACATCGATATCGCGATGATGAAGCTCTGCTACATCGATTTTCGCACCGACACTGACGTCGATGCTCTCTTCGCCGCATACCGCGACACGGTGGAGGCGCTGGAGCGGGACTTCCCTGACATCACAGTCGTCAAGGCGACGGTGCCGCTGATGACCGATCGTCGCGGGCTCTCCCAGCTCAAGGCCCGCCTCTCGGGGAATGACCGGTTCGGGCCGGCCGAGAACGTCGCCCGAGAGCGTTTCAACACCCTCGTCCGCGAGCGATACGCCGGTGATCACCTCTTTGACGTGGCCGCTGCCGAGTCCACGGCTCCTGACGGGTCCCGCTCGGGCGGCCGCCACGACGGGCAGGACTACTTCGCCCTGTACGACGGCTACGCCTCAGACCCGGGACATCTCAACGCGCAAGGCGCGAAGGTGGCGGCGGGAACCTGGGTTCGTGTGGTCGCCGGGGCTATCCGGTGACCGGGCCGACGATGCAGACCAGGACAGGAACCGACATCGTGGCTGTGGCGCGGATCGAGGACTTGGTGCGGGCGCGGGGAGATACGTTTCTTCGCAAGTGGTTCACGCCACGAGAGATCGCCTACTGCATGGGTAAGTTCCGGCCTGGACTGCACCTCGCCGCTCGATTTGCAGGCAAAGAAGCCGTTCTCAAGGCGCTGCCCGTGGCATGGACCGGCCCCATCCCTTGGCGATCGATCGAGATCGTCAATGAGGCCGACGGCCGGCCGGTGGTGACCTTGGGTGGGCTCGTCGGCGTGGCTGCGCGGCAGGCCAGGGCACACGACCTCCAGGTGTCCCTGTCGCACTGCGACGACTACGCCACGGCGGTAGCGCTGGTACAGGTTGCCGGGGAGGGCGCGCGGTGACGGCCGAGAAGGAGGTGCGCTCCGTC
Protein-coding regions in this window:
- the wecB gene encoding UDP-N-acetylglucosamine 2-epimerase (non-hydrolyzing) is translated as MGVVALPGPTPVLRPGPETERLGTVQAGPGTPWWATIPGLGNQPGLPHRHHPRGRCHPGGQHDQGLGRRSAAHRIQRRRQALSQRGERLLHRGRRGSLPLHPRRGGNRTVTIPLIDRAAERRPGSPRRILVVYGTRPEAVKMAPLVHALQHSADFEPIVAVTGQHRAMLDQVNEVFGITPDIDLDIHSPGQTLTEITARTLAGITPVIEQVAPDAVAVQGDTTTTYAVALAAFYAQVPVVHLEAGLRTHDLTSPFPEELNRRQTTMLSDLHLAPTAAARANLVAEDVSPDAVVVTGNTVIDALHQTLASVPAYGDDELERRLAGDARVLLVTAHRRESWGEPMQRIGRALARLARRYPDLLVVFPAHRNPLVREAILPHLDGLANVVITEPLPYGGFCRLLQRASIVLTDSGGVQEEAPGLGKPVLVLRETTERPEAVHAGTVRLIGTDEDAVVDAVCTLHDDPAAYASMAHATNPYGDGQAARRSVEALAHFFGRGERPTEFDPARPVRIELPDEVADLAGPPSGQLELLPA
- a CDS encoding ATP-binding cassette domain-containing protein, which gives rise to MSIIQADRLVREFRVGGRLRGGVRQVRAVDEISFTVAPGESVGYIGANGAGKSTTIKMLSGILTPTSGQVRTCGLDPVRQRRELAAHLGVVFGQRSQLWWDLPLAESLTILAAVHRLPTRRWTTRRDELVDRLDLGAFLQRPVRQLSLGERMRGELAAALLHEPELLILDEPTVGLDVLSKERLRVFLREENAAIGASGHGRTMLLTTHDMDDVERLCERLLVVDRGRLVYDGDQAGLTMRVGARRVLVVDLAEPHASLAQAVSGLVGVQVLAAEGGGLRHRFAFAPGTVTAAEVLSRLSAHASVRDLSIVEPEIEDVVRRLYEATSDPR
- a CDS encoding ABC-2 family transporter protein, with protein sequence MADPSTTPDAARPGRLHPYRALLGSRVRSQLTYRTSFAFEVFNSLSFAVLEFVEVYLIFHNTALLGGLGVVESFLVFALARSGFALADLVAGQLDTIPSIVRAGTLDTMMLRPLPVLAQLILGDVQLRRLARLTLYVVVLIVTLPRAPVDWTPARVALVPATVVGGGLIFTGLFIAAGALQFRLVDGGEVANAFTYGGGYVASYSTAVLPAPARAFFTAVVPAAFVGYLPTLALLGRTGPVGLPGWLGWYTLPVGGLTVTAALALWRNGLQHYQGGGG
- a CDS encoding ABC-2 family transporter protein, which codes for MTAYLAFLRAGFHRYATYRLATVAGAFTNSVFGLARAAILASAVAGAGAISAGGYTAHQVITYAWLGQALITPVNVFQWNELALRVRTGDIAIDLARPVDLQLSWLATDLGRAGYSLLPRSLPPVLIGALLFGLALPAHPLPYLLGALSVLLAVVISFACRFAVNLTAFWLVEIRGVIGSYVAISSLLCGLVVPVSWFPGWLDTLATATPFPSLLQAPIDVITGRVSGTAALGTLAVQAFWAVATLGVGRAVLHRATRKLVVQGG
- a CDS encoding HAD-IA family hydrolase, translated to MLRPADPSIRAVLFDFHCTLVDQGDGSAWLDLAWAALDRDGSAAEALGEPRATRLSDLLHHVWDGARDIDPHNRRDLDPIVHRRVFSELVHRHFADLDDDLIAALYASVTDLWTLYTDAIPTLTELRAAGVRTALVSNIGMDIHDVLDRCGLTELFDAVVLSYEVGAVKPERAIFEHALKLIDVPAHQALMVGDNWRDDAGAGEVGCRVLILPRTSGPDHGLDRVLALTRP
- a CDS encoding sugar transferase, giving the protein MSILTQPPASPAHQLEAESSAPRNVVTRLTLDSDDAVGPRELLNRYRQILIVADVGAALVAGVTGLFIRFGSEASSPYILFSLLAPVLWVASVAIQRGYENRYLGTGPEEYRRLADATLFLFAVTAASSFVIKGDLSRGYVMIALPMALFLSFVLRRRMRAWLFKRRLAGQGLNRVLVVGRADAAAHLVEQLDREPWHGLVSVGVCIPASPEGAPVAQNAEPGQEATAGIVDEIMAAVSQLRAGVVAVASHPDLSGHALRRLAWQLEERGVELIVSPGIVEVAGPRLSIRPVAGLSLLHLDRPVTQGGRMLVKGVLDRTLGAGLLLATSPVLLVAALAVKLTSPGPVIFRQTRVGVGGKPFQMLKFRSMVADAEQRRAELEELNENDGLLFKIRNDPRVTRVGAVLRRYSLDELPQLWNVVRGDMSLVGPRPPLPQEVAAYDSDATRRLRVRPGLTGLWQVSGRSDLTWEESLRLDLRYVDNWNFWLDVAILWRTWRAVVGRSGAY